From Apteryx mantelli isolate bAptMan1 chromosome 30, bAptMan1.hap1, whole genome shotgun sequence, the proteins below share one genomic window:
- the CTXN1 gene encoding cortexin-1 — translation MNDASTMDYELLSPSLVEHPASAAGMDAEQKTVFAFVIFLLVFLVMLMVRCFRILLDPYSRMPASSWTDHKEGLERGQFDYALV, via the coding sequence ATGAATGATGCGTCGACGATGGATTATGAACTGCTGTCCCCCTCCTTGGTCGAGCACCCGGCCAGCGCTGCGGGCATGGATGCTGAGCAGAAAACCGTCTTTGCCTTCGTCATCTTCCTCCTGGTCTTCTTGGTGATGCTGATGGTGCGCTGCTTCCGCATCCTGCTGGACCCCTACAGCCGCATGCCCGCCTCCTCCTGGACTGACCACAAGGAGGGGTTGGAGAGGGGCCAGTTCGACTACGCCTTGGTGTAG